The following proteins are encoded in a genomic region of Sorangiineae bacterium MSr12523:
- a CDS encoding DUF4139 domain-containing protein encodes MQEIACESRIASVDLFARGAVVTRLVTLPSDLPDDEVDLRVGGITAQAQSGSVRAALSPGSLDERAERRIVYVRARAVLPVDSPAPGELAQRVRDLERDLEKLELEQRYVHARRAAVGTVKPEPMLDVRWRRIDPESRVSDALAVLSLVDDLTLELDRRLLAIDDARVDLEKRLERARLEAAQGGTAERSQVRETRAIVVRLGAGPRPSALEVSYAVPSARWWPVYSARFTTGPKLAAEWSLEAFVAQATGEDWSGVHVSLSTVGLVRDAQLPELLSYRLGRKQPPPRRGFRPVPEGLREMFAGYDEAIARFVPPPAPALRAARAVPRHAGPHAALDEAVFSMAESAVAAEMPEMPEVAEAADMNGVEELAFAPAPAPVPAPMPVPAAYGAAAAPMAMPRRQAKALVPARAMVRAVSIEDQPTVVGYPDSYELQPTDAWLDFDALVLADMDDRDKRGQLVRDPSEMSDAASDDTLTIERIPMPRYASDPRYVGNGERQVRYRAETPVDIGSDGVPHRILVRTAAGEAALSLIALPRESAEVYREAAQRNPFEGATLLPGPADVFLDGGLLTTSALELTGDGGSLRLGLGVEERIRVVRNVRAQEEAAGFLGGKIAVVHEVSIELSSALGYPVTLKVYDRLPVTEDKDVEIELISSRPRPDKYDQAERGAPIRGGLVWQIELGAAGRGRIDFSYRIVLPAKSELEGGNRRE; translated from the coding sequence ATGCAAGAGATCGCGTGCGAGAGCCGTATCGCATCCGTGGACCTGTTTGCGCGCGGCGCGGTGGTGACGCGCCTGGTGACCCTTCCTTCGGATCTGCCCGACGACGAGGTCGATCTGCGGGTGGGCGGCATCACGGCGCAGGCGCAATCGGGGAGTGTGCGCGCGGCGCTTTCGCCCGGCTCGCTCGATGAGCGCGCAGAGCGGCGCATCGTGTACGTGCGCGCACGGGCGGTGCTTCCCGTGGATAGCCCCGCGCCCGGGGAGCTCGCGCAGCGGGTGCGCGATCTCGAGCGCGATTTGGAAAAGCTGGAGCTCGAGCAGCGTTACGTGCATGCGCGGCGCGCCGCCGTGGGAACGGTGAAGCCGGAGCCCATGCTCGACGTGCGCTGGCGGCGCATCGATCCCGAGTCGCGCGTTTCGGATGCCCTGGCCGTGCTTTCCCTCGTCGACGACTTGACGTTGGAGCTCGATCGGCGGCTGCTCGCCATCGACGATGCCCGCGTCGATCTGGAAAAGCGCCTCGAGCGCGCGCGTCTCGAGGCCGCACAAGGCGGGACGGCGGAGCGCTCCCAGGTCAGGGAAACACGGGCCATCGTGGTGCGCCTTGGCGCGGGCCCTCGGCCTTCGGCGCTCGAGGTCTCCTACGCGGTGCCCTCGGCGCGTTGGTGGCCTGTGTATTCTGCACGCTTTACCACGGGCCCGAAGCTCGCGGCGGAGTGGAGCCTGGAGGCCTTCGTGGCGCAGGCCACCGGGGAAGATTGGAGCGGCGTTCACGTGAGCCTCTCCACGGTGGGGCTGGTGCGCGATGCGCAATTGCCCGAGCTCCTCTCGTACCGCCTCGGGCGCAAGCAGCCGCCCCCGCGGCGCGGTTTTCGTCCCGTGCCCGAGGGGCTGCGCGAGATGTTCGCGGGCTACGACGAAGCGATTGCCCGGTTCGTGCCGCCGCCGGCCCCCGCACTGCGTGCAGCGCGTGCGGTTCCTCGCCACGCGGGACCTCACGCCGCATTGGACGAGGCGGTGTTCAGCATGGCCGAAAGCGCCGTCGCGGCGGAAATGCCGGAAATGCCGGAAGTGGCGGAGGCGGCGGACATGAATGGCGTGGAGGAGCTGGCCTTCGCCCCCGCGCCCGCCCCCGTCCCTGCACCGATGCCGGTACCGGCCGCCTATGGTGCGGCAGCCGCGCCCATGGCCATGCCGCGGCGCCAGGCGAAGGCCCTCGTGCCGGCACGCGCGATGGTGCGGGCGGTGTCGATCGAAGATCAGCCCACGGTGGTCGGTTACCCCGATTCGTACGAATTGCAGCCCACGGATGCGTGGCTCGATTTCGACGCGCTCGTTCTGGCGGACATGGATGACCGCGACAAGCGAGGGCAGCTCGTGCGCGATCCCTCCGAGATGTCCGACGCGGCATCGGACGATACGCTCACCATCGAGCGCATCCCCATGCCGCGTTACGCCTCCGATCCGCGCTACGTCGGCAACGGGGAGCGGCAGGTTCGCTACCGCGCCGAGACGCCCGTGGACATCGGCTCCGACGGTGTCCCGCACCGCATTCTCGTGCGAACCGCCGCGGGCGAGGCGGCGCTGTCGTTGATCGCGCTTCCGCGGGAGTCGGCGGAGGTGTACCGCGAGGCCGCGCAGAGGAATCCCTTCGAGGGGGCGACCCTCTTGCCAGGGCCCGCGGATGTCTTCCTCGATGGCGGTCTGCTCACGACGTCCGCCCTCGAGCTCACCGGCGACGGAGGCTCCTTGCGCCTCGGGCTCGGCGTGGAGGAGCGCATTCGCGTGGTGCGCAACGTGCGCGCGCAGGAGGAGGCCGCCGGCTTTTTGGGCGGCAAGATCGCGGTGGTGCATGAGGTCTCCATCGAGCTGTCGTCGGCGCTGGGTTACCCGGTGACGCTCAAGGTCTACGATCGCCTGCCCGTGACCGAGGACAAGGACGTCGAGATCGAGCTGATATCCTCGCGCCCGCGTCCGGACAAATACGATCAAGCGGAGCGTGGAGCGCCCATCCGCGGCGGTCTCGTTTGGCAGATCGAACTCGGCGCCGCGGGGCGGGGCCGCATCGACTTTTCGTACCGCATCGTGCTTCCAGCCAAGAGTGAACTCGAGGGAGGAAATCGACGTGAATGA